Proteins from a genomic interval of Caulobacter sp. NIBR1757:
- the mmsB gene encoding 3-hydroxyisobutyrate dehydrogenase: MTRVAFIGVGNMGAGMASNQVKAGRHVAAFDLSAAALDKAVAHGCSPSASVAEAVKDADIVITMLPAGKHVREVYEKDILLNAPTTALLIDCSTIDVDSARAVGAMAKAAGFRFGDAPVSGGIMAAEGGTLAFMVGCEEDDYPAYEEALKPMARAVFHAGDLGSGQAAKICNNMLLGVSMLGVCESFALAEKLGLDPTKFFDIASKSSGQCWSLTTYCPWPGPVESAPSNRGYEGGFLTALMLKDLKLAQDAASKAGATTPMGNQAEALYAMFDGLGFGQKDFSAVLQLMRGKLDELVG; encoded by the coding sequence ATGACCCGCGTAGCCTTCATCGGCGTCGGCAACATGGGCGCTGGCATGGCGTCCAACCAGGTCAAAGCCGGCCGTCATGTCGCCGCCTTTGACCTGTCGGCGGCGGCCCTCGACAAGGCCGTGGCCCACGGTTGTTCGCCGTCTGCCTCGGTCGCGGAGGCGGTGAAGGATGCGGACATCGTCATCACCATGCTGCCGGCCGGCAAGCATGTGCGCGAGGTCTATGAAAAGGACATCTTGCTCAACGCCCCGACCACGGCCCTGCTGATCGACTGCTCGACCATCGATGTCGACAGCGCCCGCGCCGTCGGAGCCATGGCCAAGGCCGCCGGCTTCCGATTCGGCGACGCGCCGGTCAGCGGCGGCATCATGGCCGCCGAGGGCGGGACCCTGGCCTTCATGGTCGGCTGCGAGGAGGACGACTACCCGGCTTACGAAGAGGCTCTCAAACCCATGGCCCGCGCTGTCTTTCACGCGGGCGACCTGGGCTCGGGCCAGGCGGCCAAGATCTGCAACAACATGCTGCTCGGCGTCTCCATGCTCGGCGTCTGCGAGAGCTTTGCCCTGGCCGAGAAGCTCGGCCTCGATCCGACGAAGTTCTTCGACATCGCCTCGAAGTCGTCGGGCCAGTGCTGGAGTCTGACCACCTACTGCCCCTGGCCGGGCCCGGTGGAATCGGCGCCGTCCAACCGCGGCTACGAAGGCGGCTTCCTCACCGCCCTGATGCTGAAGGACCTGAAGCTTGCCCAGGACGCCGCCTCGAAAGCCGGCGCGACCACCCCGATGGGCAACCAGGCCGAGGCCCTCTACGCCATGTTCGATGGCCTGGGATTCGGCCAGAAGGACTTCTCGGCCGTCCTGCAACTGATGCGGGGAAAGCTGGACGAGCTCGTCGGATAA
- a CDS encoding MucR family transcriptional regulator translates to MADSTRPLGSSDTELLQLGSDIVSAYVTRNQVNATALPDLIRSVHQTLKGLESAEVAPAPPAAKQKPAVPIGRSVQHDYIVCLEDGKRLTMLKRYLRARYDLSPEDYRRKWGLPPEYPMVAPAYAERRSDFAKKIGLGKGVRRK, encoded by the coding sequence ATGGCCGACTCCACCCGCCCGCTGGGATCGTCGGACACGGAGTTGCTGCAACTGGGCTCGGACATTGTCTCCGCCTATGTGACGCGCAACCAGGTGAACGCCACCGCCCTGCCCGATTTGATTCGAAGCGTGCATCAGACGCTGAAAGGCCTGGAGAGCGCCGAGGTCGCCCCGGCGCCGCCAGCGGCCAAGCAGAAGCCGGCGGTGCCGATCGGCCGGTCGGTGCAGCACGACTACATCGTCTGTCTTGAGGACGGCAAACGGCTGACCATGCTGAAGCGCTACCTGCGGGCGCGCTACGATCTGTCGCCGGAAGACTATCGCCGCAAGTGGGGTCTGCCGCCGGAATACCCGATGGTCGCGCCGGCCTACGCCGAGCGACGCTCTGATTTCGCCAAGAAGATCGGGCTCGGAAAAGGTGTGCGGCGGAAGTAG
- a CDS encoding methyltransferase translates to MNKTLIAAVAGALALAMTGAVVAADYSAALNDAKRPADQKARDVARKPAELLAIAEVNPGDKVGDFIMGGGYFTRIFSAAVGSTGKVYAVQPKEFIDFQASYGTNQDTVVADYANVVPLRPSLGAVTFPEPLDVIFTAQNYHDMHLSMAPEALAGMVDKALFDALKPGGLLVIVDHYAADGSGTRDSNSLHRIDIETVKKEVLAAGFVLESQSDILRNPADPRTASVFDASIRGQTDQFVLKFRKPK, encoded by the coding sequence TTGAACAAGACACTGATCGCCGCTGTCGCCGGAGCGCTCGCTCTGGCCATGACCGGGGCCGTGGTCGCCGCCGACTACAGCGCCGCCCTGAACGACGCCAAGCGTCCGGCCGACCAGAAGGCCCGTGACGTCGCCCGCAAGCCCGCGGAGCTGCTGGCCATCGCCGAGGTCAATCCCGGCGACAAGGTCGGCGACTTCATCATGGGCGGCGGCTATTTCACCCGCATCTTCTCGGCCGCCGTCGGTTCGACCGGCAAGGTCTACGCCGTGCAGCCCAAGGAGTTCATCGACTTCCAGGCCAGCTATGGGACCAACCAGGACACGGTGGTCGCCGACTATGCCAACGTGGTGCCGCTGCGCCCGTCGCTCGGCGCCGTCACCTTTCCCGAGCCGCTGGACGTCATCTTCACCGCCCAGAACTACCACGACATGCACCTCAGCATGGCCCCGGAAGCCCTGGCCGGCATGGTCGACAAGGCGCTGTTCGACGCGCTGAAGCCGGGCGGCCTGCTGGTCATCGTCGATCACTACGCCGCCGACGGTTCGGGCACGCGCGACAGCAACAGCCTGCACCGCATCGACATCGAGACGGTGAAGAAGGAAGTCCTGGCCGCCGGCTTCGTGCTGGAGAGCCAGAGCGACATCCTGCGCAATCCCGCCGATCCGCGCACCGCCAGCGTCTTCGACGCCTCGATCCGCGGCCAGACCGACCAGTTCGTGCTGAAGTTCCGCAAGCCGAAATAG
- a CDS encoding RibD family protein produces MRVTLKLATSLDGRIATASGESRWITGPAAREEVHRLRAMHQAILVGVETAIADDPELTVRLPGFVGLQPARVVLDSRQRLPSNLKLVHEANRLDTVVISTTDPNKRLTDAGVTVLKVGQQDGRPHLREALDALSDWLLWKITERLPTALPENYEGFTPSLFIEGGGQVAASFLKSGLVDAIEWFRAPIVLGDEGRPAVGEFVLNRLADAPRFKRVAVHEVGDDLWERYERL; encoded by the coding sequence ATGCGCGTCACCCTGAAACTGGCCACCTCCCTCGACGGCCGCATTGCGACCGCCTCGGGCGAGAGCCGCTGGATCACCGGTCCTGCGGCGCGCGAGGAGGTGCATCGGCTGCGCGCCATGCACCAGGCCATCCTGGTCGGGGTCGAGACCGCCATTGCCGACGATCCGGAGCTCACCGTCCGCCTGCCGGGTTTTGTCGGCCTGCAGCCGGCGCGGGTCGTGCTCGACAGCCGCCAGCGGCTGCCGTCGAATCTGAAGCTGGTCCATGAGGCCAACCGCCTCGACACCGTCGTCATTTCCACCACCGATCCAAACAAGCGTTTGACTGACGCTGGGGTCACCGTGCTCAAGGTTGGACAACAGGATGGGCGACCCCATCTTCGCGAGGCGCTGGACGCTCTGTCCGACTGGTTGCTTTGGAAGATTACTGAGCGGCTGCCGACGGCGCTGCCGGAAAACTACGAAGGCTTTACCCCGTCGCTGTTCATCGAAGGCGGCGGGCAGGTGGCGGCCAGTTTCCTCAAAAGCGGACTGGTCGACGCCATCGAATGGTTCCGGGCGCCCATCGTGCTCGGCGACGAAGGCCGGCCGGCGGTCGGCGAGTTTGTGCTGAACCGGCTGGCTGATGCGCCGCGGTTCAAACGGGTTGCGGTCCACGAGGTCGGCGACGACCTGTGGGAGCGGTACGAAAGGCTCTGA
- the glyA gene encoding serine hydroxymethyltransferase, with product MTAHTKVAPAFFGADLAQADPDIAKAIDFELTRQRDQIELIASENIVSRAVLQAQGSILTNKYAEGYPGKRYYGGCEYVDVIEQIAIDRAKELFGAAYANVQPHSGSQANQAVFMALLKPGDTFMGMDLAAGGHLTHGSPANQSGKWFKPVSYSVRQQDQLIDYDQVAEVAAAEKPKLIIAGGSAYSRVIDFARFREIADSIGAYLMVDMAHFAGLVAGGHYPSPVPHAHVVTTTTHKTLRGPRGGLILSNDVDLGKKFNSAIFPGIQGGPLEHVIAAKAVAFGEALQPSFKDYGAQIIANAVALSDGLQSAGLNIVSGGTDSHVMLVDLRPKNVTGALAEKALERAHITTNKNGIPFDPLPPTKTSGIRVGTPAGTTRGFGEGEFRQIGKWIGEVLDGLSGNEAGDPAVEARVREEVIALTKRFPIYN from the coding sequence ATGACCGCCCACACCAAAGTTGCTCCCGCCTTCTTCGGCGCCGATCTGGCCCAAGCCGATCCGGACATCGCCAAAGCCATCGATTTCGAGCTGACCCGGCAACGGGACCAGATCGAGCTGATCGCCTCCGAGAACATCGTCTCCAGGGCCGTGCTGCAGGCCCAGGGTTCGATCCTGACCAACAAGTACGCCGAGGGGTATCCGGGCAAGCGCTACTACGGCGGCTGCGAATACGTCGACGTCATCGAGCAGATCGCCATCGACCGCGCCAAAGAGCTGTTCGGCGCCGCCTACGCCAACGTCCAGCCGCACTCGGGCAGCCAAGCCAACCAGGCGGTGTTCATGGCCCTGCTCAAGCCGGGTGACACCTTCATGGGCATGGACCTGGCGGCCGGCGGCCACCTGACCCACGGCAGCCCGGCCAACCAGTCCGGCAAATGGTTCAAGCCGGTCAGCTACTCTGTGCGTCAGCAGGACCAGCTGATCGATTATGATCAGGTCGCCGAAGTCGCCGCCGCCGAGAAGCCCAAGCTGATTATCGCCGGCGGCAGCGCCTATAGCCGCGTCATCGATTTCGCCCGCTTCCGCGAGATCGCCGACAGCATCGGCGCCTACCTGATGGTCGACATGGCCCACTTTGCGGGTCTCGTCGCCGGCGGCCACTATCCCAGCCCGGTGCCGCACGCCCATGTGGTCACCACCACCACCCACAAGACCCTGCGCGGCCCGCGCGGCGGCCTGATCCTCAGCAACGATGTGGATCTGGGCAAGAAGTTCAACAGCGCCATCTTCCCCGGCATCCAGGGCGGCCCGCTGGAGCATGTCATCGCCGCCAAGGCGGTGGCGTTCGGCGAGGCGCTGCAGCCGTCCTTCAAGGACTACGGCGCCCAGATCATCGCCAATGCCGTCGCCCTGTCCGACGGCCTGCAGTCGGCGGGCCTGAACATCGTTTCGGGCGGCACCGACAGCCACGTCATGCTGGTCGACCTGCGGCCCAAGAACGTCACCGGCGCCCTGGCGGAGAAGGCGCTGGAACGCGCCCACATCACCACCAACAAGAACGGCATTCCCTTCGACCCGCTGCCGCCGACCAAGACCTCGGGCATCCGCGTCGGCACCCCGGCCGGCACCACCCGCGGGTTCGGCGAGGGAGAATTCCGTCAGATCGGCAAGTGGATCGGTGAAGTTCTTGACGGCCTGTCGGGCAATGAAGCCGGCGATCCGGCCGTCGAGGCCCGGGTTCGCGAAGAGGTCATCGCATTGACGAAACGCTTCCCGATCTACAACTAG
- a CDS encoding isobutyryl-CoA dehydrogenase, whose protein sequence is MDFSLTDDQRAIQEMAQAFARDELAPHAAGWDEESHFPVDVLRQAAALGFAGVYVQEDVGGSGLSRLDASLIFEALSYGCVPTAAYLTIHNMASWMIDRFASDELRHKYLPRLTTMELIASYCLTEPGSGSDAAAMRTSARLDGDHYVLNGSKAFISGAGVSDVYVVMARSGADGPKGVSAFVVEKGWEGLSFGANEKKMGWKSQPTAQVNFDNVRVPVENRIGGEGEGFRFAMMGLDGGRLNIASCSLGGAAFALDTAKAYMETRNQFGKPLKDFQALQFKIADMATDLQASQLMVRNAASALDNRDPHATKLCAMAKRFATDSCFDVANNALQLHGGYGYLADYPMERIVRDLRVHQILEGTNEIMRVIIGREMFRQ, encoded by the coding sequence ATGGATTTCTCCCTCACCGACGATCAGCGCGCCATCCAGGAGATGGCCCAGGCCTTCGCAAGGGATGAACTCGCCCCGCATGCCGCCGGATGGGATGAAGAAAGCCACTTCCCGGTTGATGTCCTGCGCCAGGCCGCCGCGCTCGGCTTCGCCGGCGTCTATGTGCAGGAAGATGTCGGCGGCTCCGGCCTGAGCCGCCTCGACGCCTCGCTGATCTTTGAGGCGCTCAGCTACGGCTGCGTGCCGACCGCCGCCTACCTGACCATCCACAACATGGCCTCCTGGATGATCGACCGCTTCGCGTCGGACGAACTGCGCCACAAATACCTGCCGCGCCTGACCACCATGGAGCTGATCGCCAGCTACTGCCTGACCGAGCCCGGCAGCGGCTCCGACGCCGCCGCCATGCGCACCAGCGCCCGGCTGGACGGCGATCATTACGTCCTGAACGGTTCCAAGGCCTTCATCTCCGGCGCCGGGGTCTCGGACGTCTACGTCGTCATGGCCCGCAGCGGGGCCGACGGCCCCAAGGGCGTCTCGGCGTTCGTCGTGGAGAAGGGCTGGGAAGGCCTGTCGTTCGGCGCCAACGAGAAGAAGATGGGCTGGAAGTCGCAGCCGACGGCCCAGGTCAACTTCGACAACGTTCGCGTGCCGGTCGAGAACCGCATCGGCGGCGAGGGCGAGGGCTTCCGCTTCGCCATGATGGGCCTGGACGGCGGTCGGCTGAACATCGCCAGCTGCTCGCTGGGCGGCGCCGCCTTCGCGTTGGACACGGCCAAGGCCTACATGGAAACCCGCAACCAGTTCGGCAAACCGCTGAAGGATTTCCAGGCTCTGCAGTTCAAGATCGCCGACATGGCCACCGACCTTCAGGCCTCGCAGCTGATGGTCCGCAACGCCGCCAGCGCCCTCGACAATCGCGACCCCCACGCCACCAAGCTCTGCGCCATGGCCAAACGCTTCGCCACCGACAGCTGCTTCGACGTCGCCAACAACGCCCTGCAGCTGCACGGCGGCTACGGCTACCTGGCCGACTACCCGATGGAGCGCATCGTCCGCGACCTGCGGGTGCACCAGATCCTCGAAGGCACCAACGAGATCATGCGGGTGATCATCGGGCGCGAGATGTTCCGGCAATAG
- a CDS encoding enoyl-CoA hydratase/isomerase family protein, with product MTEEPEVLTRVEAGVGRVTLNRPKALHALTTNMCRLITEALLAWRDDDAVHCVLIDHSGERGFCAGGDIRMLAESGAGDGREAREFFHTEYRLNHLLFVYPKPVVAVMDGVTMGGGVGLSMPAAVRIATERTTFAMPETGIGLFPDVGGGWFLPRLPGKTGLWLALTGARIKGADCIRLGIATHYMPSGHVEGFKAALAEHPESIAGALAHFVRDAGPAPIEAHLEDIDRFFGRPSVEAILEDLEQDTGEWARSTLVTLGTKSPQTMKVAFRQLAHGALFDDFADNMVMEYRIGAHVVQRPDFIEGVRAVIIDKDNSPRWSPETVEAVGDDLLDEIFAPLPANEEWTPLT from the coding sequence ATGACCGAAGAACCCGAAGTCCTCACCCGCGTCGAAGCCGGCGTCGGTCGCGTCACCCTCAATCGGCCCAAAGCGCTGCATGCGCTGACCACCAACATGTGCCGGCTGATCACTGAAGCCCTGCTGGCCTGGCGCGACGACGACGCGGTCCACTGCGTTCTCATCGACCATAGCGGCGAGCGCGGCTTCTGCGCCGGCGGCGACATCCGCATGCTGGCCGAGAGCGGGGCAGGGGACGGCCGCGAGGCTCGCGAGTTCTTCCACACCGAGTACCGGCTGAACCATCTGCTGTTTGTCTATCCCAAGCCCGTGGTGGCGGTGATGGACGGGGTGACCATGGGCGGCGGTGTCGGTCTCTCCATGCCGGCCGCCGTGCGCATCGCCACCGAGCGGACCACCTTCGCCATGCCCGAGACCGGCATCGGCCTGTTCCCTGACGTCGGCGGCGGCTGGTTCCTGCCGCGCCTGCCCGGCAAGACCGGGCTGTGGCTGGCGTTGACCGGGGCGCGGATCAAGGGCGCCGACTGCATTCGGCTGGGCATCGCCACCCACTATATGCCGAGCGGGCACGTCGAGGGCTTCAAGGCCGCGCTGGCCGAGCACCCGGAGAGCATCGCCGGCGCGCTCGCCCATTTCGTCCGCGACGCCGGCCCGGCCCCGATCGAGGCGCATCTGGAAGACATCGACCGGTTCTTCGGCCGCCCGTCGGTCGAGGCCATCCTCGAAGACCTGGAACAGGACACCGGCGAATGGGCGCGAAGCACCCTCGTCACCCTCGGGACCAAGTCGCCGCAGACGATGAAAGTCGCCTTCCGCCAACTGGCCCACGGCGCCCTGTTCGACGACTTCGCCGACAACATGGTCATGGAGTACCGCATCGGCGCCCACGTCGTGCAGCGGCCCGACTTCATCGAGGGTGTCCGCGCCGTCATCATCGACAAGGACAACAGCCCGCGCTGGAGCCCCGAAACCGTCGAGGCGGTCGGCGACGACCTGCTGGACGAGATTTTCGCGCCTCTGCCCGCGAATGAGGAATGGACTCCGCTGACGTGA
- the hemA gene encoding 5-aminolevulinate synthase: MDYKAAFRTAVEQVRSEGRYRVFADLKRHRGAFPRATWTRDDGSSKDIIVWCSNDYLGQGQNPVVLDAMHAAIDANGSGSGGTRNISGTTHHHVELERELADLHGKDAALLFTSGYVANEATLSILYKVLPGLIVFSDELNHASMIAGIRNGGGARHIFRHNDLEHLESLLIDAPADAPKLIAFESVYSMDGDIADLAGTVALAKKYNAITYLDEVHAVGLYGQRGAGVAERDGVMNDIDIIEGTLGKAFGVMGGYIAGDIEMVDAIRSFASGFIFTTSLPPALTAGAAASVRWLKQHPEVRDIHQERAETLKQMFRDAGLPVMPSVSHIVPVMVGDPVHCKMVSDMLLEDHGIYVQPINYPTVPRGTERLRFTPTPFHTDEMMRDLVRAMEKLWAHCNIARLGGVAA, encoded by the coding sequence ATGGACTATAAAGCCGCGTTTCGGACCGCCGTGGAGCAGGTTCGTTCTGAAGGTCGCTACCGGGTGTTCGCCGATCTGAAGCGACACCGTGGAGCCTTCCCGCGCGCCACCTGGACCCGTGACGACGGCAGCTCCAAGGACATCATCGTCTGGTGCTCGAACGACTACCTCGGCCAGGGCCAGAACCCGGTCGTGCTCGACGCCATGCACGCGGCCATCGACGCCAACGGTTCCGGCTCGGGCGGCACCCGCAACATCTCCGGCACCACCCACCATCACGTCGAACTGGAACGCGAACTCGCCGACCTGCACGGCAAGGACGCGGCCCTGTTGTTCACCTCCGGCTACGTGGCCAATGAGGCGACGCTGTCGATCCTCTACAAGGTGCTGCCGGGTCTGATCGTCTTCTCGGACGAACTGAACCACGCCAGCATGATCGCCGGCATCCGCAATGGCGGCGGCGCCCGGCACATCTTCCGCCACAACGACCTGGAACACCTCGAAAGCCTGCTGATCGACGCCCCGGCCGATGCGCCCAAGCTGATCGCCTTCGAGAGCGTCTATTCGATGGACGGCGACATCGCCGACCTGGCCGGCACCGTCGCCCTGGCGAAAAAGTACAACGCCATCACCTACCTCGACGAAGTTCACGCCGTCGGCCTTTACGGCCAGCGCGGCGCGGGCGTGGCCGAGCGTGACGGCGTCATGAACGACATCGACATCATCGAAGGCACGCTGGGCAAGGCGTTCGGCGTGATGGGCGGCTACATCGCCGGCGACATCGAGATGGTCGACGCCATCCGCAGCTTCGCCTCCGGCTTCATCTTCACGACCAGCCTGCCGCCGGCCCTGACCGCCGGCGCCGCCGCCTCGGTTCGCTGGCTGAAACAGCATCCCGAGGTCCGCGACATCCATCAGGAACGGGCCGAAACCCTCAAGCAGATGTTCCGCGACGCCGGCCTGCCGGTCATGCCGTCGGTCAGCCACATCGTTCCGGTGATGGTTGGCGACCCCGTGCACTGCAAGATGGTCTCGGACATGCTGCTGGAAGACCACGGCATCTACGTCCAGCCGATCAACTACCCGACGGTGCCGCGCGGCACCGAGCGCCTGCGCTTCACGCCCACGCCGTTCCACACCGACGAAATGATGCGCGACCTCGTCAGGGCTATGGAAAAACTCTGGGCGCACTGCAATATTGCGCGCCTTGGCGGCGTGGCCGCCTAA
- a CDS encoding class I SAM-dependent methyltransferase yields MTPRVSWLALAAVLTLTACATTPPPPPPPVEAGAALPTWLDAALTDPSRPAADMARDVGRRPGETVLFAGIKPGMKVADLIPGAGYFTRIFSKAVGPRGRVYAYVPGEFAAQANRDPAVTVVTQDPAYANTRMIVDTMPRFSAPEKLDVVFTAQNYHDLHTTRMGPVDVPAFNRAVFRALKPGGLYVVIDHSAQKGSGLSAVNSFHRIDPAVVRREVEAAGFIFDGQGEFLREPKDRMNVSVVDKTIRGETDQFVYRFRKPGRARR; encoded by the coding sequence ATGACGCCCCGCGTGAGTTGGCTGGCCCTGGCCGCCGTCCTGACCCTGACCGCCTGCGCCACCACCCCGCCCCCGCCGCCGCCGCCCGTGGAAGCCGGAGCGGCGCTGCCGACCTGGCTGGACGCCGCCCTGACCGATCCCAGCCGGCCGGCCGCCGACATGGCCCGCGACGTGGGCCGGCGTCCGGGCGAAACCGTCCTGTTCGCCGGCATCAAGCCCGGCATGAAGGTCGCCGACCTGATCCCCGGGGCAGGCTATTTCACCCGCATCTTCTCCAAGGCCGTCGGTCCGCGTGGCCGCGTCTACGCCTATGTGCCCGGCGAGTTCGCCGCCCAGGCCAATCGCGATCCGGCGGTCACGGTCGTCACCCAGGACCCGGCCTACGCCAATACCCGCATGATCGTCGATACGATGCCGAGGTTCTCTGCTCCCGAGAAGCTGGACGTCGTCTTCACGGCCCAGAACTACCACGACCTGCACACCACGCGGATGGGACCGGTCGATGTGCCGGCCTTCAACCGCGCGGTGTTCCGCGCCCTCAAGCCGGGCGGTCTCTACGTCGTCATCGACCACTCGGCCCAGAAGGGCAGCGGCCTGTCTGCCGTGAACAGTTTCCACCGCATCGATCCGGCCGTCGTGCGCCGGGAAGTCGAGGCGGCCGGCTTCATCTTCGACGGGCAGGGCGAGTTCCTGCGCGAGCCGAAGGACCGCATGAATGTAAGCGTCGTCGACAAAACCATCCGGGGCGAGACCGACCAGTTCGTCTACCGCTTCCGCAAGCCTGGGAGGGCACGCCGTTGA
- the ribB gene encoding 3,4-dihydroxy-2-butanone-4-phosphate synthase → MSHDTPISPIEDIIEDARNGRPYILVDAEDRENEGDVIIPAQFATPEQINFMARFARGLICLSITNDRAKALRLPPMAADNRESMQTAFTVSIEAKEGVTTGISAHDRSHTVAVAIDPTKGVDDIVTPGHVFPLVAKDGGVLVRAGHTEAAVDISRLAGLNPAGVICEIMNDDGTMARLPQLVAFAQLHGLKIGTIADLIAYRRRNERQVERALERPFVSNFGGEFRMIVYRNSIDRCEHLALVKGKIDADHPTLVRMHQVDMAADMLGALGARTDYIPSALKAIGGHDGPGVAVFIRDPNPAWLSERYGVDTEAGSQYRNNALRDYGVGAQILLDLGVREMILLTSSPFKPAALEGYGLKIVGRAPITGESE, encoded by the coding sequence ATGAGCCACGACACCCCCATCTCGCCGATCGAGGATATCATCGAGGACGCCCGCAACGGCCGTCCCTACATCCTCGTCGATGCCGAGGACCGCGAGAACGAGGGCGATGTCATCATCCCCGCCCAGTTCGCGACGCCCGAGCAGATCAACTTCATGGCCCGCTTCGCGCGCGGCCTGATCTGCCTCTCGATCACCAACGACCGCGCCAAGGCCCTGCGCCTGCCGCCCATGGCCGCCGACAACCGCGAGAGCATGCAGACGGCCTTCACGGTTTCAATCGAAGCTAAGGAAGGCGTCACCACCGGCATCTCGGCCCACGACCGGTCGCACACCGTCGCCGTCGCCATCGACCCGACCAAGGGCGTCGATGACATCGTCACCCCGGGCCACGTCTTCCCGCTGGTCGCCAAGGACGGCGGCGTGCTGGTCCGCGCCGGTCACACCGAAGCCGCCGTGGATATCTCCCGCCTGGCGGGCCTCAACCCTGCCGGCGTCATCTGCGAGATCATGAATGACGACGGCACCATGGCCCGCCTGCCGCAGCTGGTCGCCTTCGCCCAGCTGCATGGCCTGAAGATCGGCACCATCGCCGACCTGATCGCCTACCGCCGCCGCAACGAGCGCCAGGTGGAGCGGGCCCTGGAGCGGCCGTTCGTCTCCAATTTCGGCGGCGAATTCCGCATGATCGTCTACCGCAACAGCATCGACAGATGCGAGCATTTGGCCTTGGTGAAGGGCAAGATCGACGCCGATCACCCCACGCTGGTGCGCATGCACCAGGTCGACATGGCCGCCGACATGCTGGGCGCGCTCGGCGCCCGCACCGACTACATCCCCTCGGCGCTCAAGGCGATCGGCGGGCATGACGGCCCCGGCGTGGCGGTGTTCATCCGCGATCCCAACCCGGCCTGGCTAAGCGAGCGCTACGGCGTCGATACCGAGGCCGGCAGTCAATATCGAAACAACGCCTTGCGCGACTATGGCGTCGGGGCGCAAATCCTCCTCGATCTCGGCGTACGCGAGATGATCCTCTTGACCTCCAGCCCGTTCAAGCCGGCGGCGCTCGAGGGCTATGGACTGAAGATCGTCGGGCGCGCCCCGATCACCGGAGAGAGTGAATGA
- the nrdR gene encoding transcriptional regulator NrdR has translation MRCPFCGHMESQVKDSRPSEDGAAIRRRRLCPECGGRFTTFERVQLRELTILKRSGRRSPFDREKLVRSIAIATRKRPIDAERVDRMVNGIVRQLESMGETELPSSAVGEMVMKALKSLDDVAYVRYASVYRDFRHTDDFAKFLSDEGLNEEAED, from the coding sequence ATGCGTTGCCCGTTCTGTGGACACATGGAAAGCCAGGTCAAGGACAGCCGCCCGTCGGAAGACGGCGCGGCCATCCGCCGTCGCCGCCTCTGCCCCGAATGCGGCGGCCGCTTCACGACCTTCGAACGCGTGCAGCTGCGCGAACTGACCATCCTCAAGCGCTCCGGCCGCCGCTCGCCCTTCGACCGCGAGAAGCTGGTCCGTTCGATCGCCATCGCCACCCGCAAGCGCCCGATCGATGCCGAACGGGTCGATCGCATGGTCAACGGCATCGTCCGCCAGTTGGAGAGCATGGGCGAAACCGAACTGCCCAGCAGCGCTGTGGGCGAGATGGTCATGAAGGCGCTCAAGAGCCTCGATGACGTCGCCTACGTTCGCTACGCCTCGGTCTACCGGGACTTCCGGCACACCGACGACTTCGCGAAGTTCCTCTCCGACGAGGGGCTGAACGAGGAAGCCGAGGACTAG
- a CDS encoding riboflavin synthase gives MFTGIVTDVGRVRSVRQTNRDRRYEIETAYDVASIDMGASISHAGCCLTVVEKGDTWFAVEVSAETLAHTTLGGWEEGHRVNLERAARLGDEMGGHVVSGHVDGVGEVLSIEPEGGSHRYRIRAPRPLHRLIAPKGSISVEGVSLTVNEVEDDVFGLNIIPHTWDVTTLGELKPGSKVNLEIDMLARYLARWQETAS, from the coding sequence ATGTTCACCGGGATCGTCACAGACGTCGGCCGGGTCCGCTCGGTCCGGCAGACCAATCGCGACCGCAGGTACGAGATCGAGACCGCGTACGACGTCGCCTCCATCGACATGGGCGCTTCGATCAGCCACGCCGGCTGCTGCCTGACCGTGGTCGAGAAGGGCGATACCTGGTTCGCCGTCGAGGTTTCGGCCGAGACCCTGGCCCACACCACGCTCGGCGGGTGGGAGGAGGGCCACCGGGTCAACCTCGAGCGCGCCGCGCGGCTCGGCGACGAGATGGGCGGCCACGTCGTCTCGGGTCACGTCGACGGCGTCGGCGAGGTGCTCTCCATCGAGCCGGAGGGCGGCTCGCACCGCTACCGCATCCGCGCGCCGCGTCCGCTGCACCGGCTGATCGCCCCCAAGGGTTCGATTTCCGTCGAGGGCGTCTCATTGACCGTCAATGAGGTCGAGGACGACGTCTTCGGCCTCAACATCATTCCCCACACCTGGGATGTGACCACCCTGGGCGAGCTGAAACCGGGCTCGAAGGTCAATCTCGAGATCGACATGCTGGCGCGATACCTCGCGCGGTGGCAGGAGACCGCCTCATGA